The proteins below are encoded in one region of bacterium:
- a CDS encoding TlpA disulfide reductase family protein — protein sequence MKLAHSLSLSAAILLLSFAASAFAGSQDWSLIDTKGESFKIADANTAPTMLIFWATWCAPCKKELGENKDLFQSFADKGVRVLLIAEDNQKTQAKVKPYVESKGYKFRVLMDPDGEVLKRYGGTSIPYTVLLDKDGKAVQKYRGEVRNTAELTRQLDTLLGGKGE from the coding sequence TTGAAACTCGCACACTCCCTCAGTTTGTCAGCGGCGATTCTGCTGCTCTCGTTTGCGGCTTCCGCTTTTGCCGGCAGCCAGGATTGGTCTCTCATCGATACCAAGGGTGAATCCTTTAAAATCGCCGACGCGAATACCGCCCCCACTATGCTCATCTTCTGGGCCACGTGGTGCGCTCCATGCAAGAAGGAACTCGGCGAAAACAAGGATCTGTTCCAGTCCTTCGCCGATAAGGGCGTTCGCGTCCTGCTCATCGCGGAAGACAATCAGAAGACTCAGGCCAAAGTGAAGCCCTACGTCGAATCCAAGGGCTACAAGTTCCGCGTGCTGATGGATCCGGACGGCGAAGTGCTCAAGCGCTACGGAGGAACCTCGATTCCCTACACCGTGCTGCTCGATAAGGACGGCAAAGCCGTTCAAAAATATCGCGGCGAAGTGCGCAACACCGCCGAATTGACCCGGCAACTGGATACGCTGCTCGGAGGAAAGGGTGAGTAA
- a CDS encoding TlpA disulfide reductase family protein, with protein sequence MVLLAALTLVLAGCSIQKTEPQRTGSLYVTLNSGDTLLTGARIRVDGNQTTRLTPALITGLSVGTHHIAAFRPGYVDSTFSVDVVFNATDTLALQTVPASDGSIRLDGDAAFLAGTVLLVNNIPVDTIPVSLEDPTLFPNIGIGTFEVSAYKPGYATELPSRWTVQLASGSTVTLSPVFTAVAEGPNVGDLAPSFKLRSDWGTTQYGLQDFRGQVCLVSFFFYECSACAEEFPYIASMYRDVRYAGKLQFFGIDFTDPYSRFVQYRDDHDAFGITFPLVHDPRMTVKNAYNVFNCPANYIVDPTGRIHLIQGSIPEPVLHQSVDELLRLADAPTYSFGIRDTLQSYAVDTVDFRFGGATMTNLLAASRTFLYTITPLSFVDADTGRYISLCTWHTCYQTRTGVYLQPESYSPLQVDTAVAVTVSRWVKTWVDGTPVDSIIGFHGDYTFDLSVHPSDNPREVTTYRLRLHDAAGSPLLVAEPRPGHTPAPFDHPVSR encoded by the coding sequence ATGGTTCTCCTTGCTGCCTTGACACTGGTTCTCGCCGGCTGCAGTATTCAGAAAACCGAGCCGCAACGCACTGGCTCCCTCTATGTGACTCTGAACTCCGGCGACACTCTGCTCACCGGCGCGCGCATCCGCGTGGATGGCAATCAGACCACACGCCTGACTCCCGCCCTGATCACCGGACTTTCGGTAGGCACGCATCATATCGCGGCCTTCCGCCCCGGCTATGTGGATTCCACCTTCTCCGTGGATGTGGTCTTCAACGCCACCGACACCCTTGCCTTGCAAACCGTTCCCGCATCCGATGGCTCGATCCGCCTCGATGGCGATGCCGCCTTCCTTGCGGGAACCGTGCTGCTGGTAAACAACATTCCTGTGGACACCATCCCGGTTTCGCTCGAAGACCCAACTCTCTTCCCGAATATCGGCATCGGCACGTTTGAGGTCTCCGCCTACAAACCCGGTTATGCAACCGAACTTCCGTCACGGTGGACCGTGCAGCTCGCTTCCGGCAGCACCGTAACTCTTTCCCCGGTGTTTACGGCCGTGGCCGAAGGCCCCAATGTCGGCGATCTTGCGCCATCCTTCAAACTGCGCAGCGACTGGGGTACCACCCAATACGGCTTGCAGGATTTTCGCGGACAGGTTTGTCTCGTGTCGTTCTTCTTCTATGAATGTTCGGCGTGCGCAGAGGAATTTCCCTACATCGCGTCCATGTATCGCGATGTGCGCTATGCCGGCAAACTGCAGTTCTTCGGCATTGACTTCACCGACCCGTACAGCAGGTTCGTCCAGTACCGCGATGATCACGATGCTTTTGGAATTACCTTTCCCCTGGTGCATGATCCCCGAATGACGGTGAAGAATGCATACAACGTCTTCAATTGCCCGGCCAACTATATCGTCGATCCCACGGGGCGCATCCATCTTATCCAAGGAAGCATTCCAGAACCGGTGCTTCACCAATCTGTGGATGAACTGCTGCGCCTTGCCGATGCGCCAACCTATTCTTTCGGCATTCGGGACACGCTCCAGTCCTATGCCGTGGACACTGTAGACTTCCGCTTCGGCGGCGCAACCATGACCAATCTGCTCGCTGCGTCGCGCACATTCTTGTACACGATTACCCCGCTGTCGTTTGTAGATGCTGACACTGGACGATACATCAGTCTGTGCACATGGCACACCTGTTATCAGACCCGAACTGGAGTGTATTTACAACCCGAAAGTTACTCGCCGCTCCAGGTGGACACCGCCGTCGCCGTCACTGTCAGCCGTTGGGTAAAAACGTGGGTGGACGGAACCCCTGTGGATTCGATAATCGGCTTCCATGGCGATTATACATTCGATTTGTCAGTGCATCCTTCTGACAACCCGCGCGAAGTGACAACTTACCGTCTGCGCCTGCATGATGCAGCCGGTAGTCCGTTATTGGTTGCTGAACCCCGGCCGGGCCATACACCCGCGCCCTTCGATCATCCTGTTAGCCGCTGA
- a CDS encoding NUDIX domain-containing protein produces the protein MDWQPRFCSRCGGSLVQQQRDGRSRPVCPDCGHVVYLNPVPSVAAILFREGRVLLVKRNIEPGIGLWCLPGGFIETGETTEQAVVREVQEETGLLCKTLDLVAARSITAGYYGNIIVLCYRAEILEGELCAGEDAADAQYFDITQTPVLAFGVHRRFLELALGHKLPASHD, from the coding sequence ATGGATTGGCAGCCCAGATTCTGTTCCCGCTGCGGTGGATCGTTGGTTCAGCAGCAACGTGACGGACGCTCGCGGCCCGTTTGCCCGGACTGCGGCCATGTTGTCTATCTGAATCCTGTTCCCTCTGTCGCGGCCATTCTGTTTCGGGAAGGCCGCGTTCTGCTCGTAAAACGTAATATCGAGCCCGGCATCGGCCTCTGGTGTCTCCCCGGCGGATTCATCGAAACCGGAGAAACCACCGAGCAGGCCGTCGTCCGCGAAGTTCAGGAAGAGACCGGACTGCTCTGCAAGACCCTTGATCTGGTCGCCGCGCGGTCCATCACCGCCGGATACTACGGCAACATTATCGTGCTCTGTTACAGGGCGGAAATTCTCGAAGGCGAGCTGTGCGCGGGAGAAGACGCGGCGGACGCTCAGTATTTTGACATCACGCAAACCCCGGTGCTTGCTTTCGGCGTTCATCGGCGGTTTCTGGAATTGGCTTTGGGTCACAAACTCCCGGCATCACATGATTAG
- the rnc gene encoding ribonuclease III, producing MSWISRFFRRAEPRVPAEVLQRVSGLQANIGYRFKDKTLLVGALKHRSVLPILGEERSKSNERLEFLGDAVLDFIIAEYFYTLFPSLAEGELTKLRSVIASGSVLVRAAQKIDLGQFILLSPNEERTGGRDRASILEDAFEAIIGAIYLDGGHGAAVDFVETHLLGNWKEVVHQKEFVNYKSLILEHVQSRQWSAPVYALREESGPDHLKRFVVEVLINGVVHGRGEGRSKKAAEQQAAYSTAMQLGLVARTESSDQPVPE from the coding sequence ATGTCTTGGATCAGCAGATTCTTTCGCCGCGCTGAGCCCCGCGTTCCAGCGGAAGTTCTCCAGCGGGTCTCCGGTCTGCAGGCCAACATCGGGTATCGCTTTAAGGATAAGACGCTGCTCGTCGGCGCTCTCAAACACCGCTCTGTGTTGCCGATCTTGGGCGAGGAGCGTTCCAAGTCCAATGAGCGGCTCGAATTCCTCGGCGATGCCGTCCTCGACTTCATCATTGCCGAGTATTTCTACACTCTCTTTCCGTCTCTGGCCGAAGGAGAATTGACCAAACTGCGCTCGGTGATCGCCAGCGGCTCGGTCCTTGTCCGCGCCGCTCAGAAAATCGACCTCGGGCAATTCATCCTGCTCAGCCCGAATGAAGAACGCACCGGAGGCCGCGACCGCGCTTCGATCCTCGAAGATGCGTTCGAAGCCATCATCGGTGCCATCTATCTGGACGGCGGACACGGAGCGGCGGTGGACTTCGTCGAGACTCATCTCCTCGGCAACTGGAAGGAAGTTGTCCACCAGAAAGAGTTCGTCAACTACAAGAGCCTGATTCTGGAACACGTTCAATCGCGCCAGTGGTCGGCCCCGGTGTATGCCCTTCGGGAGGAATCCGGGCCCGATCATCTGAAGCGGTTCGTCGTGGAAGTCCTGATCAATGGCGTGGTTCACGGCAGGGGAGAGGGCCGCTCCAAAAAAGCCGCCGAACAACAGGCCGCTTACAGTACGGCCATGCAACTGGGGCTGGTGGCTCGCACGGAGTCCAGCGATCAACCTGTGCCGGAATAG